The genomic DNA GGTCGTCTCGTAGTCGATCAGATAGAGGAGGTTCAGCGCTGACTGCTGTTCGTTCTCGAGCCCGAACTCTCCACGATAGGCGGTCGAGAGCACGCCATGGAGCTCCGGATAGGTGGCGGCAGGCACGTTCTGATCGAGCCAGGCAGCCAAGCTGGTCTCGTCGAGCGCGGTAAACTTGGCGTCGTCCGCCTCGGCGTCGGTGACCGCCGTGGCCATCAGCGGCGCGACCTTTGCGAACTGGGTGAGGATGGTGGTGTCGGGTACCTCCTTGCCGTTCACGAAGAACACATCCGTCTTGTATCCCGCTGGGGCGTCCTTCAGGCGGTCGTCGAGGGCGATCCCGAGCTCGTCGGCGAGACCGAAGAGGGTGAGGTGGTTGGTGTCGATGAGCTCTCCGCCGAGCTCGCACAAGAGGTCGCCGTCGAACAGCCCGCGGCCGGTGTACATGCGGCCACCGACGCGATCGGACGCCTCGTATACGGTGGACGCCACGCCGGCGAGCTTCAGTCGATACGCGCAGTGAAGACCCGCGACGCCGCCGCCGACGATGGCGATGCGCTTGCCTCCGGGCTTGGGGGTGACGCCCTCGTCGTCGCTGCAGCCGGGTGTGCCCAGCAGGCTCGTCGCGCCGAGCGCGAGAGCCAAGCTCACGAAATCGCGCCTTGGTAGCCCTTCGATCGCCACGCTGCGCCGACCTGGCGCGCGACCCTGCCCGTCGAGGACCTCACGCGCCACACGCCTCAGCCTGCCGAACAACGGAGTCTTCGCCATCAATGACCACCCTCTCCAGCCCACGATGTTTAGTCGGGTCCCGTGAGAGTGGGAAGGTCCCGTTTAGCGTGCCGCGGACAGTCGCCGGAACCTGCGGGCGTTAGCTGTCGAGGGACGTCGCGCGGCGGGGCTCCAATTCACCCGGCCGGGAGCGGTGTCGGGGCACGTTCGAAGCGGAGATGGATGACGGCCGGCGTGGCGGTGTGCTCGACGCAGACGTAGCCGGGCGGCGGGGAGGACTCGGGGAAGATGCGTTCGCCGCGACCGATGAGCATCGGCACGACGACGAGGTGGAGCTCGTCGATCAGTTCGGCAGCCAGGTATTGGCGAATGGTCGCGGCGCCGCCCATCAGCCGGACGTCCATGCCATTGGCGGCGGCGAACGCGCGCTCGAGGGTGTCGTCGATCCCCTGCGTGGCGAAGTGGAACGTCGTGCCACCGTCCATCGGGATCGGTGCGCGCGGGTGATGGGTGAGCACGAACGTCGGAGCGTGATACGGCGGGTTGGGTCCCCACCAGCCTTTCCAGCCGTCGTCGGTCCACGGGCCGCGCGACGGTCCGAACATGTTGCGGCCGAGGATGGTCGCGCCAATGTCGTCGAAGCTGTGCGCGACGTAGTGGTCGTCGGCGTTGACCTCGCCCCCATCGATGCCCAGCATCTGGCATCCAGAGCGGGTCGCGAACACCCAGTCGGTGAAGCCCTTGGTGTGGTCTCCGAACGGTTGCTCGAGTCGCTGGTCGACGCCCGCGGCGAAGCCGTCCACTGACATCATGAGACATCGGACAACGAGCTTCTGGCGTTTCGCGGGCATGCGTGGTCTCCGTCGGCGAGCGTCTAGCCCGGCCTCTCCGCTAACTTCGCACGATCGCTCTGCCTGGGCTAGACGTCGCCGCTCGCTGGAAGAAACGTGGGACGCCGCACTGGAGTCACGTCAACCCCCCGCGCCGGTCAAGCTGAAGGATGATACTTTCTCTCCGGCGCTGGGATGGCCGCCCCCCTCGTGGCAGCCGCGCGACGACAATGCTCAGGGTCTTCATCACCGGCGCTACGGGTTTTCTTGGGTACGCGCTCGGCCGGGAGCTGCTCGAGGCTGGACACACGGTGGTGGCGCTGAGTCGGACCGGGTCGCTTGCCGGGGACCTGTCCGCGCGGGGCGCCGAGGTGTTTCGCGGCCACCTCGGGGACGTCGCACGACTCTGTGACGGGATGCGCGGTTGTTCGCTGGTGTTCCATGTCGCCGCGGACGTGAACATGTGGCGCGCACGCTGGAGCCAGAGCGTCGAGACCAACGTCATTGGCACGAAGAACGTGGCCGAGGCGGCGCTCCGCGCGCAGGTCGAGCGGTTGGTGTACACCTCCAGTGCGGCCACCATCGGAAAACCATTCGACGCACCGTCTGGAACCCTGGTCGACGAGCGCTCCGAGTACAACCTGGCCGCGCAGGCCATGGTGTATCCCCACACCAAATGGCTCGGTGAGTGCGCCGTTGCCGACGCGGCGGCGCGCGGGCTCGACACCGTGACCACGCACCCCGCTGCGATCTTCGGGCCCTGGGACTTCAAACACAACCTGCTCCCGCTGTTCAGAGCCGCCCGCGGCCGCGCGCCGCTGCCGGTTCCCAACGGCATGCGCACCACCTGCGACGTGCGCGACGTGGCTCACGCGCACGTCGTCGCTGCGACATCGGCAGAGAGCGGCGCCCACTACATCCTGGGTGGAGAGTGGGTCACCGTGAGGCAGCTCTTCAGCGCGGTCGGGCAGGCTCTGGGGCGCTCGCGTCCGACGTTCACCCTGCCCGACACGCTGATCGTGGGCCTGGGGCGCTCGCTGGATGTGGTTTCCGACCTGACGGGTCGGCCGCCGCTGCTGTCGCGGGAGATGGCGGTGCAATCGGCCTTTCGGGTGCGCCTGTCGAGCGCGAAGGCCAAAGCGGAGCTCGGGTATCAGTCGCGACCGCTCGCGCAGTCCCTCGCCGACGCAGTGGCCTGGTATCGGGAGACGGGCGCCCTGTAGGGGAGTCCCGCAATGACAGGCCCCCGATGACACACGCCGCCGAGACGACCGAGACCCGGGGAGTGCAGACCGGCGACTGTCACGTCTGGGAGCGCTGTGGGGGATGCCCGCTCATGGCGATCTCGCCGGAACAGCAGCGGCGCATCAAGCTCGAACGCCTCGCGGCGGTCTTCGAACGAGCCGGCGTTCCTCGGACGGAGGTTGCATGGGTAGCCGGGCGCGACCGCGACTATCGCAATCGCTTGCGGCTGCGCATCACCGACGGGCGCGTTCTGTTCTTCAATCCAGAGAAGGACGAGAGCTGCCTGGTGCTCGAGCCCGAGCTGCGCCAAGCAATCACGGAGCTCGGACTCGCGGCCGCGGCTGAGCCCGAGCTGCTTCGCGCGTTCAGTTGGCTGGAGGTGCGCGGCGTGGACTCTCACGGTTTTCAAGCCGTGTGTCTGGCCCCGACGATTCCCATCACCAAGCATGTGCCCGACGCGATCGAATTGGCTCGCGGCGCACTCCGGCGCCAGCTCGGCGAGCGTTTTCTGGTTGGTGTGCTCGGCGAAACCGAGCCGCCGCTCCAGCGCTTCGCCTCGCGTGGCGTCGAGGTCGCCGTGGCCACGGGCGCATTTTTGCAGGTCAACCACGCCATCAACCGGTTGTTGGTGGACCACGTGCTCGGCGAAGCGACCCGCGCCCAGGCCGATGAGTTCGTGGATCTGTACGCGGGCTGCGGGAACTTTGCGTTGCCGCTGGGTGCACGAGGCCTGTCGGGCACGGCGGTTGAGTCGTCCGCTGTGTCGGCGCAATCTCTCGCTTCTGGCGCGCGCCGCGCGAGACTCGACAACCTGCGCGTGCTTCACACGACTGTGGAGTCGGCCCTGGAACAGCTCAGCTCGAAGCCCCGTGCGTTCGTCATCGCCGATCCCCCGCGCGCTGGGCTGGGCAGCGTGACGGATGCGCTGAGGCGTCTGGGCTCGAACACGCTACTCTTGCTCTCCTGCAACCCGGAGACTCTGGCGCGTGATCTTGGGCGAATGTCGTCGGACTACCGACTTCAGGCCGTGCATGCGTTCGACATGTTTCCGCATACCGAGCACCTCGAGGTCGCCGCGACGTTGACACGTGTGGCGCGGGCGTAGGCGCCCGTCGCGCGACCGCCCGCCTCATGCCCGTCAAACCCGACCCGGCTCTCCGGTCCCCGTGTCCGCCGAGCTCAGTTTGGCCTCGTCGGCAGTAGCCCGCGCCGCGACGTCGGCAATCCGATGCCGGAGCTCGGCGGCCACCACGGGCTTGGACAGGACGCGCCCTGCCATCTCTGCGCAGAACGTCTTGGCCTCGGCTGTGAACGCTCCGCCGGTGGTGAAGAGTACGCGCGGGGCCAGGCGCGGGTAGTTCTCGTTGATCAGAGCGTAGAGATCCATGCCGGACTTGCCCGGCATCATCAGGTCCGTGACGATCACGTCGTAGTCCGCGCTCCGCGCCAGATGTTCGAGCGCATCGTCGGCAGAGGCGCATTCGGTGAGCTCGAACTCGCGGCGAAGCGGTCGGGCCAGCGCACGCACCAGGTCGGACTCGTCGTCCACCAGCATCACCCTCAGCCTGCGTGTCATCGGCTCGGATGGCGTCTTCACCAGGCGGATCGGCTCGGTGACGGCCTCGGAGACCGGGAGCACCATGCGAAATGTCGAACCGACTCCGGGCTGACTCTCGACCTCGATTTCGCCGCCCAGAGCCCGCAGCGTCTGCCGGCAAATGCTCAGCCCGAGCCCGGTCCCCTCACCGACGGGTTTGGTCGTGAAGAACGGGTCGAAGATCCGCGCAACGACTTCGGGTGACATGCCGATCCCTGTATCCGTCACCTCGCAGATCGCCCGCCCATCACGACCGAAGGTCCGGACGTGAATTCGGTTGCTTTCGGGCCCGCCGTCCCGGACGGCTTGGCTGGCGTTGACCAGCAAGTTCAGGATCACCTGAGCCAGCTCAGCTTCGTTCGCAACGACGTAGAGCTCCCCGCGGTGATCGAGCTCGAGCCGCGCGCGGTGTCTGATCTCGTTCCCCGCCATGGCAACGGCCGACTGCACCGCCTCGGCCAGGCTGGTCGAGTGGCGCTCCGCGCCCGAGCGCGAGAAGGCCGAGATGGCTTGCACGATGTCCCGGATGCGCTTGGTGCCCTTGAGCGAGTCCTCGACCAGGCTGCGGGTCTCGGCGTCGACCTGGGTCGGAGGGCGCAGCTTGAATCGGAGCTCTTCGAGGTTGGCCGCGACGTAGGCCAGGGGGTTGTTGATCTCGTGACCCACACCCGCGGCGAGGGTTCCGACCGCCA from Myxococcales bacterium includes the following:
- a CDS encoding dihydrofolate reductase family protein, translated to MPAKRQKLVVRCLMMSVDGFAAGVDQRLEQPFGDHTKGFTDWVFATRSGCQMLGIDGGEVNADDHYVAHSFDDIGATILGRNMFGPSRGPWTDDGWKGWWGPNPPYHAPTFVLTHHPRAPIPMDGGTTFHFATQGIDDTLERAFAAANGMDVRLMGGAATIRQYLAAELIDELHLVVVPMLIGRGERIFPESSPPPGYVCVEHTATPAVIHLRFERAPTPLPAG
- a CDS encoding NAD-dependent epimerase/dehydratase family protein encodes the protein MLRVFITGATGFLGYALGRELLEAGHTVVALSRTGSLAGDLSARGAEVFRGHLGDVARLCDGMRGCSLVFHVAADVNMWRARWSQSVETNVIGTKNVAEAALRAQVERLVYTSSAATIGKPFDAPSGTLVDERSEYNLAAQAMVYPHTKWLGECAVADAAARGLDTVTTHPAAIFGPWDFKHNLLPLFRAARGRAPLPVPNGMRTTCDVRDVAHAHVVAATSAESGAHYILGGEWVTVRQLFSAVGQALGRSRPTFTLPDTLIVGLGRSLDVVSDLTGRPPLLSREMAVQSAFRVRLSSAKAKAELGYQSRPLAQSLADAVAWYRETGAL
- a CDS encoding class I SAM-dependent RNA methyltransferase, which gives rise to MTHAAETTETRGVQTGDCHVWERCGGCPLMAISPEQQRRIKLERLAAVFERAGVPRTEVAWVAGRDRDYRNRLRLRITDGRVLFFNPEKDESCLVLEPELRQAITELGLAAAAEPELLRAFSWLEVRGVDSHGFQAVCLAPTIPITKHVPDAIELARGALRRQLGERFLVGVLGETEPPLQRFASRGVEVAVATGAFLQVNHAINRLLVDHVLGEATRAQADEFVDLYAGCGNFALPLGARGLSGTAVESSAVSAQSLASGARRARLDNLRVLHTTVESALEQLSSKPRAFVIADPPRAGLGSVTDALRRLGSNTLLLLSCNPETLARDLGRMSSDYRLQAVHAFDMFPHTEHLEVAATLTRVARA